From a single Paraburkholderia sp. D15 genomic region:
- a CDS encoding metallopeptidase TldD-related protein codes for MSEPIKAVAWQAHFTALADALDELQREGETTLASFAGEQSDFIRFNAGKVRQTGSVSQGKLTLRLIDGARQAYSTLTVCGDLHQDLDDVRAALSTLRESLRDAADDPHLLFDTSSWTRTTQRAGRLPDPDGLLGTVAQAAEGFDFVGFYAGGTIVRGFASTRGSRGWYEVDSFNFSWSLYDPSGRAIKTSYAGDDWSDAVFARKVEQAAARLGVLARAPRVLEPGHYRAWLAPAALAELLGVTAWGGFSARAQANSRSALYKLHVGEIVVDPRVSISEDLSLGIAPAFNDDGYLRDSVPLIAAGRGAERLTNARSAREYGLTPNGALPDESPVALSMQAGDLAEEEVLAKLGTGIYIGNLWYVNFSDRMNCRLTGMTRFATFWVENGEIVAPLEAMRFDDSLYRVLGSELEQIGAQAELLLSDSTWGERATGGMQLPGILVRAFELTL; via the coding sequence ATGAGCGAGCCGATCAAAGCCGTCGCCTGGCAGGCGCATTTCACCGCACTCGCCGACGCGCTCGACGAATTGCAGCGCGAGGGCGAGACCACGCTCGCGTCGTTTGCCGGCGAGCAGTCGGACTTCATCCGCTTCAACGCGGGCAAGGTGCGGCAAACCGGCAGCGTGTCGCAAGGCAAGCTGACTTTGCGGTTGATCGACGGCGCGCGTCAGGCGTATTCGACGCTGACCGTGTGCGGCGATCTGCACCAGGATCTCGACGACGTGCGGGCCGCGCTGTCGACGTTGCGCGAGAGCTTGCGCGACGCGGCGGACGATCCGCATCTGCTGTTCGACACGTCGAGCTGGACGCGCACCACGCAGCGCGCCGGCAGATTGCCTGACCCGGACGGCTTGCTGGGCACGGTCGCGCAGGCCGCGGAGGGTTTCGATTTCGTCGGCTTTTACGCGGGCGGCACCATCGTGCGCGGCTTTGCATCGACACGCGGCAGCCGCGGCTGGTACGAGGTCGACAGCTTCAACTTCAGCTGGTCGCTGTACGACCCGAGCGGCCGCGCGATCAAGACCAGCTACGCGGGCGACGACTGGAGCGACGCGGTATTCGCGCGCAAGGTCGAACAGGCCGCCGCGCGTCTTGGCGTGCTGGCGCGCGCGCCGCGCGTGCTGGAGCCGGGACATTACCGCGCGTGGCTCGCACCGGCCGCGCTCGCGGAACTGCTGGGCGTCACTGCATGGGGCGGTTTCTCGGCGCGTGCCCAGGCCAACTCGCGTAGCGCGTTGTACAAGCTGCATGTGGGAGAAATCGTAGTCGACCCGCGCGTATCGATCAGCGAAGATCTGAGTCTGGGCATCGCACCGGCTTTCAACGACGACGGTTATCTGCGCGACAGCGTGCCGTTGATCGCAGCGGGTCGCGGCGCCGAACGTCTGACCAACGCGCGCAGTGCGCGCGAATACGGGTTGACGCCGAACGGCGCATTGCCGGACGAATCGCCGGTCGCGTTGTCGATGCAGGCGGGCGATCTCGCGGAAGAAGAGGTGCTCGCGAAACTCGGCACGGGCATCTACATCGGCAATCTCTGGTATGTGAATTTCTCGGACCGGATGAACTGCCGCCTCACCGGCATGACGCGTTTCGCGACCTTCTGGGTGGAGAACGGCGAGATCGTCGCGCCGCTCGAAGCGATGCGTTTCGACGACAGCCTGTATCGCGTGCTCGGCAGCGAACTCGAACAGATCGGCGCGCAGGCCGAACTGCTGTTGAGCGATTCGACCTGGGGCGAGCGCGCCACCGGCGGCATGCAATTGCCCGGCATTCTGGTGAGGGCGTTCGAATTGACGTTATAG
- a CDS encoding multidrug efflux RND transporter permease subunit has translation MPFFFIDRPVFAWIVALAIVVAGALAIPQLPVAQYPRLAPPRIVISATYPGASTEVVDANVGSIIEESLDGADNMLYYETTSDNLGELEIDATFAPGTNPDMALVDIQNRLKQVEPRLPQQVVQQGISVFKAANTFLMLVALTSTDGTRDSVQLSDYLSRYVLRELKRAPGVGAAELWDADEALRVWVDPMKLREYGIGPAEVNAAIAAQNATVTAGALGDAPFVPGQQLTASVSVKGQLISADEFGQIVIKARPDGSSVRLRDVARVELGRDNYTFYSRLNGKASATVGIQLGPRGNALETSNAIRARLAELSKGLPPGVAVEIPFDNAHFVQIAIHEVLVTLVEAVVLVFFVMWLFLRDLRYTLVPTVVIPVTLMGAFLAMYICGLSINVFTLFGLVLAIGILVDDAIVVVESVHRVMEDEGLPPREATRKAMSQIGGAIVGVTAVLTAVFVPMAFFPGGVGGIYRQFAVAMIASMLVSSFMALSLTPALCANLLKPHSKSVRQRDARIGLLGFAARAASRFTTGFDRAASGYRGLTARTLRRIGPMLAVYVVLVGVCGALYWHMPGGFLPSEDEGQLQVMVQLPAGATQARTLAVVKRMEAILHAEPAIANVTSVIGWSFAGSGQNVAMGFVELKDWGKRDTNALDLRERLNAKFADILDGDVEAQLPPSVPGIGHSDGFVFRLEDRGGVGLDALKAAREQLFAQAKASPVLASVHSEDLPDAPRVELVIDRAKAYALGVQFERITDVLGSTFGSTYIDDFPTGGRMRRVVISADAATRMTEDDLLALAVPNTTGGMVPLSAIATRHWTIGPVMLTRYNGYPSLDVSGHAAPGYNSGAAMAEMERLAASLPVGVRYDWVDAAREETAAAQLTPLLIGLSLLAVFMALAALYESWTIPLAVLMVVPLGVIGAVGAVLLRGMPNDVYFKVGMITVIGLAAKNAILIVQFARDLVRGGMPLTRAVTEAAGARFRPIVMTSAAFLLGVVPLVASSGAGAESRRSIGTGVFGGVLAATLFGLVFAPVAFHAVASLTHGKRRLAELRRRRAERRALRARPDDSGKGERGQLTNGR, from the coding sequence GTGCCTTTCTTTTTCATCGACCGTCCGGTTTTCGCGTGGATCGTCGCGCTTGCCATCGTCGTGGCGGGCGCGCTGGCGATTCCGCAACTGCCGGTCGCGCAGTATCCGCGTCTCGCACCGCCACGCATCGTCATTTCCGCGACCTATCCGGGCGCCTCCACCGAGGTGGTGGATGCGAACGTCGGCAGCATCATCGAGGAAAGTCTCGATGGCGCCGACAACATGCTCTACTACGAGACCACCAGCGACAACCTCGGTGAACTCGAAATCGACGCGACATTCGCACCCGGCACCAATCCCGACATGGCGCTGGTCGACATCCAGAACCGTCTGAAGCAGGTCGAGCCGCGTTTGCCGCAACAGGTCGTGCAGCAGGGCATCAGCGTGTTCAAGGCCGCCAACACATTCCTGATGCTGGTCGCGCTGACCTCGACGGACGGCACGCGCGACTCGGTGCAGTTGAGCGACTACCTGAGCCGCTACGTGTTGCGCGAACTGAAGCGCGCGCCCGGCGTGGGCGCCGCGGAACTGTGGGACGCCGACGAAGCGCTGCGTGTCTGGGTCGATCCGATGAAGCTGCGCGAATACGGCATCGGTCCCGCCGAGGTGAACGCCGCGATCGCCGCGCAGAACGCCACCGTCACGGCGGGCGCGCTCGGCGACGCGCCGTTCGTGCCGGGTCAGCAGCTCACCGCGTCGGTGAGCGTGAAAGGGCAGTTGATCTCGGCTGACGAGTTCGGCCAGATCGTCATCAAGGCGCGGCCCGACGGTTCGTCGGTGCGGCTGCGCGACGTCGCGCGGGTCGAACTCGGGCGCGACAACTACACGTTCTATTCGCGGCTGAACGGCAAGGCCTCCGCGACGGTCGGCATTCAGCTCGGGCCGCGCGGCAATGCGCTCGAAACGTCGAACGCGATCCGCGCGCGACTCGCGGAACTGTCGAAGGGATTGCCGCCGGGCGTCGCCGTCGAGATTCCCTTCGACAACGCGCACTTCGTGCAGATCGCGATTCACGAGGTACTGGTCACGCTGGTGGAAGCGGTGGTGCTGGTGTTCTTCGTGATGTGGCTGTTCCTGCGCGATCTGCGCTATACGCTCGTGCCCACCGTGGTGATTCCGGTCACGCTGATGGGCGCGTTTCTCGCGATGTACATCTGCGGGCTGTCGATCAACGTGTTCACGCTGTTCGGGCTCGTGCTCGCCATCGGCATTCTGGTCGACGACGCGATCGTGGTGGTGGAAAGCGTGCATCGCGTGATGGAAGACGAAGGCCTGCCGCCGCGCGAGGCGACCCGCAAGGCGATGTCGCAGATCGGCGGCGCGATTGTCGGCGTGACCGCGGTGCTGACCGCCGTGTTCGTGCCGATGGCGTTTTTCCCCGGCGGTGTGGGCGGAATCTACCGGCAGTTCGCGGTGGCGATGATCGCATCGATGCTGGTGTCGTCGTTCATGGCGTTGTCGTTGACGCCCGCGTTGTGCGCGAACCTGCTTAAGCCGCATTCGAAGTCGGTGCGCCAGCGCGACGCACGCATCGGCCTGCTGGGTTTCGCGGCGCGCGCGGCGAGCCGTTTCACCACCGGTTTCGATCGCGCCGCGAGCGGCTATCGCGGCCTGACCGCGCGCACGCTGCGTCGCATCGGTCCGATGCTGGCCGTGTATGTCGTGCTGGTCGGCGTGTGCGGTGCGTTGTACTGGCACATGCCAGGCGGCTTTCTGCCGAGCGAGGACGAAGGCCAGTTGCAGGTGATGGTGCAGTTGCCGGCGGGCGCCACGCAGGCGCGCACGCTGGCGGTGGTCAAGCGCATGGAGGCGATCCTGCACGCGGAGCCGGCCATCGCGAACGTGACCAGCGTGATCGGCTGGAGCTTCGCCGGCAGCGGGCAGAACGTGGCGATGGGTTTCGTCGAACTCAAGGACTGGGGCAAGCGCGACACCAACGCGCTGGATCTGCGCGAGCGGCTGAATGCGAAATTCGCCGACATTCTGGACGGCGACGTGGAAGCGCAATTGCCGCCGTCGGTGCCGGGCATCGGACATTCGGACGGTTTCGTGTTCCGCCTGGAAGATCGCGGCGGCGTCGGGCTCGACGCGCTGAAGGCCGCGCGCGAGCAGTTGTTCGCGCAGGCGAAGGCGAGCCCCGTGCTGGCCTCGGTGCATTCGGAAGATCTGCCAGACGCGCCGCGCGTGGAACTGGTGATCGACCGGGCCAAGGCCTACGCGCTCGGCGTGCAGTTCGAGCGCATCACCGACGTGCTGGGCAGCACCTTCGGCTCGACCTATATCGACGATTTCCCGACCGGCGGCCGCATGCGGCGCGTGGTGATTTCCGCGGACGCCGCGACCCGCATGACGGAAGACGATCTGCTCGCGCTCGCCGTGCCCAACACGACGGGCGGCATGGTGCCGCTGTCGGCGATCGCGACGCGTCACTGGACCATCGGCCCGGTGATGCTGACGCGTTATAACGGCTACCCGTCGCTCGATGTGAGCGGCCACGCGGCGCCGGGCTACAACTCGGGCGCGGCGATGGCCGAGATGGAACGGCTTGCGGCGTCGCTGCCGGTGGGCGTGCGTTACGACTGGGTCGATGCCGCGCGCGAGGAAACCGCGGCGGCGCAACTCACGCCGCTGCTGATCGGTTTGTCGCTGCTGGCCGTGTTCATGGCGCTCGCCGCGTTGTACGAAAGCTGGACCATTCCGCTCGCGGTACTGATGGTCGTGCCGCTCGGCGTGATCGGCGCGGTCGGTGCGGTGCTGTTGCGCGGCATGCCCAATGACGTGTATTTCAAGGTCGGCATGATTACCGTGATCGGCCTTGCCGCGAAGAACGCGATTCTGATCGTGCAGTTCGCGCGCGATCTGGTGCGTGGCGGCATGCCGTTGACGCGTGCCGTCACCGAAGCGGCGGGCGCGCGTTTCCGGCCGATCGTGATGACGTCGGCGGCATTCCTGCTTGGCGTGGTGCCGCTGGTGGCGTCGAGCGGCGCGGGCGCGGAAAGCCGCCGCTCGATCGGCACCGGCGTGTTCGGCGGCGTGCTGGCCGCCACGCTATTCGGGCTGGTGTTCGCGCCGGTTGCGTTTCATGCGGTCGCATCGCTCACGCACGGCAAACGGCGGCTCGCCGAGTTGCGGCGGCGGCGCGCGGAGCGGCGTGCCTTGCGTGCTCGTCCGGACGATAGCGGGAAGGGCGAGCGCGGGCAGTTGACGAATGGCCGTTAA
- a CDS encoding DUF4148 domain-containing protein, translating to MKLVTRTLLTSLLLIGSASAMAAPGLTQQQCNDYPFKQLKGEVTHKQLMNELGELEAVGYSPSNDDDNYPNDLETAEQKLQAEYHADCMPAAPHVSASAGQTQAPAASTANQPAG from the coding sequence ATGAAGCTCGTAACCCGAACCCTGCTCACGTCCCTGCTGCTGATCGGCAGCGCCTCGGCGATGGCCGCCCCAGGCCTCACGCAGCAGCAATGCAACGACTACCCGTTCAAGCAGTTGAAGGGCGAAGTCACGCACAAGCAGCTGATGAATGAACTCGGCGAACTGGAAGCGGTCGGCTACAGCCCGAGCAACGACGACGACAACTATCCGAACGATCTGGAAACGGCCGAACAGAAGTTGCAGGCGGAATATCACGCGGACTGCATGCCGGCCGCGCCGCATGTGTCGGCGAGCGCGGGGCAGACGCAGGCGCCGGCCGCATCGACGGCGAATCAGCCGGCAGGTTGA
- a CDS encoding response regulator transcription factor produces the protein MSRVLTIEDDEITANEIVGELKSRGFTVDWVANGRDGMARAISEDYDVITLDRMLPGVDGLTILTTMRSIGIQTPVLMLSALGDVDERVRGLRAGGDDYLTKPFDPEEMTARLEVLLRRSQTPAAQLETHLRVGPLELDLISRKVQRDGEEIVLLPTEYRVLEFMMRHAGQTITRTMLFEAVWGYHFDPGTNLIDVHMGRLRKKIDPPGLTPLIQTVRGSGYILA, from the coding sequence ATGTCGCGAGTACTGACGATCGAAGACGATGAAATTACCGCGAATGAAATTGTCGGTGAATTGAAAAGCCGCGGCTTCACCGTGGATTGGGTCGCCAACGGCCGCGACGGCATGGCCCGCGCGATCAGCGAAGACTACGACGTGATCACGCTCGACCGCATGCTGCCCGGCGTGGACGGTCTGACGATTCTCACCACCATGCGCAGCATCGGCATTCAGACGCCGGTGCTGATGCTGAGCGCGCTCGGCGACGTCGACGAACGGGTGCGCGGCCTGCGTGCCGGCGGCGACGACTATCTGACCAAGCCGTTCGATCCCGAGGAAATGACCGCGCGCCTCGAAGTGCTGCTGCGCCGCAGTCAGACGCCGGCCGCGCAACTCGAAACCCATCTGCGGGTCGGCCCGCTCGAACTCGATCTGATTTCCCGCAAGGTGCAGCGCGACGGCGAGGAAATCGTGTTGTTGCCCACCGAATACCGCGTGCTCGAATTCATGATGCGCCATGCGGGTCAAACGATTACGCGCACCATGCTGTTCGAGGCGGTGTGGGGCTATCACTTCGATCCGGGCACCAATCTGATCGACGTGCACATGGGCCGCCTGCGCAAAAAAATCGACCCCCCCGGGCTTACGCCGCTGATCCAGACCGTACGCGGCTCGGGCTATATCCTCGCATGA